A window of Patescibacteria group bacterium contains these coding sequences:
- a CDS encoding AbrB/MazE/SpoVT family DNA-binding domain-containing protein, whose translation MIKQKEEKQGQFYGTTTLGEKGQIVIPSEARNRLNIKKGEKMLVFGMNSEMLVFAKLENLAKIEKHLAKQLETIHKIKTEKI comes from the coding sequence ATGATAAAACAAAAAGAAGAAAAACAAGGTCAATTTTATGGAACAACAACCCTTGGTGAAAAAGGGCAAATTGTTATTCCATCAGAAGCAAGAAATAGATTAAACATAAAAAAAGGTGAAAAAATGCTCGTCTTTGGAATGAATTCTGAAATGCTTGTCTTTGCTAAATTGGAAAATCTAGCAAAAATAGAAAAACACCTTGCAAAACAACTAGAAACAATACATAAAATAAAAACTGAGAAAATATAG
- the rplT gene encoding 50S ribosomal protein L20 — protein sequence MPRVKRGVIHVKKRKNILKLAKGYHWGRKSKIKQAITAVKKAGVNALGDRRKKKGDFRRLWQTKLNAAVRQYELSYSRFIDLLKKNNIDLDRKVLADIAENNPEVFENIIKQIKK from the coding sequence CCAAGAGTAAAAAGAGGTGTTATACATGTAAAGAAAAGAAAAAACATATTAAAATTAGCAAAAGGGTATCATTGGGGTAGAAAATCAAAAATCAAACAAGCTATAACTGCTGTAAAAAAAGCTGGAGTAAATGCTTTAGGAGATAGAAGAAAGAAAAAAGGAGACTTCAGAAGGTTGTGGCAAACAAAATTAAATGCTGCAGTAAGACAGTATGAATTATCATACAGTAGATTTATTGATTTACTAAAAAAGAATAATATAGATTTAGACAGAAAAGTACTTGCAGACATAGCAGAGAATAATCCAGAAGTATTTGAAAATATAATAAAACAAATCAAAAAATAA